The Anguilla anguilla isolate fAngAng1 chromosome 4, fAngAng1.pri, whole genome shotgun sequence genome has a window encoding:
- the tm4sf4 gene encoding transmembrane 4 L6 family member 4: protein MCSGSCAKCLGITLIPLAILCVLCNILLFFPGGVPASGNENITDEVWYFGGILGSGVLMIFPALVFLGLKNNDCCGCCGNESCGKRFAMFTSIIFAGVGLAGAGYSIIISAVAINRGPKCGLDTASNATFVYPFEEGNYLSNHSMWDACLQPEGIVPWHLTLFSLLLVMGLVQAALCAFQVLNGLIGTICGDCCGCCGGDGAV, encoded by the exons ATGTGCTCTGGTAGTTGCGCCAAATGTCTGGGCATCACCCTCATCCCACTGGCTATCCTTTGCGTTCTATGCAATATCTTGCTGTTTTTTCCGGGCGGTGTGCCCGCTTCAGGCAATGAAAACATCACCGACGAGGTGTGGTACTTCGGCGGCATACTCGGGTCTGGCGTTTTG ATGATCTTCCCTGCCCTCGTCTTCCTGGGATTGAAGAACAATGACTGCTGCGGTTGCTGTGGCAATGAAAGTTGCGGGAAACGCTTTGCG ATGTTCACGTCCATCATCTTTGCCGGAGTGGGACTGGCCGGTGCCGGGTACTCCATCATCATCTCCGCCGTCGCAATTAACCGCGGACCCAAATGCGGCCTGGACACGGCCAGCAACGCCACGTTTGTTTATCCTTTCGAAGAAGG GAACTACCTGTCGAACCACTCGATGTGGGACGCCTGCCTGCAGCCGGAGGGCATCGTGCCCTGGCACCTGACGCTCTTCTCCCTGCTGCTGGTCATGGGGCTGGTGCAGGCGGCCCTGTGCGCCTTCCAGGTCCTCAACGGTCTCATCGGCACCATCTGCGGGGACTGCTGCGGCTGCTGCGGG GGTGATGGAGCTGTTTGA